A single genomic interval of Syngnathoides biaculeatus isolate LvHL_M chromosome 1, ASM1980259v1, whole genome shotgun sequence harbors:
- the rpl14 gene encoding 60S ribosomal protein L14, translating to MVFKRFVEIGRVAYIAFGPYAGKLVAIVDVIDQNRALVDGPCTGVKRQAMPFKCMQLTDYVIKVPHSARQKFVRRAWEKAGVNDKWAQSSWAKKIEAREKRAKMSDFDRYKVMRAKRMRNKIIKHEVKKLEKEAAKKRQKQPAKK from the exons ATG GTGTTCAAGCGCTTCGTCGAGATCGGCCGCGTTGCCTACATCGCTTTCGGGCCCTACGCTGGCAAGCTGGTTGCCATAGTCGACGTCATTGACCAAAATAGG GCTCTTGTTGATGGTCCCTGCACAGGTGTAAAGAGGCAGGCCATGCCCTTCAAGTGCATGCAGCTCACGGACTACGTCATCAAAGTACCTCACAG TGCTCGTCAGAAGTTTGTGAGGAGAGCCTGGGAGAAGGCAGGAGTCAACGACAAGTGGGCACAGAGCAGCTGGGCCAAGAAGATCGAGGCCAGAGAGAAG AGGGccaaaatgtctgactttgACCGCTATAAGGTGATGAGAGCCAAGAGGATG AGGAACAAGATCATCAAGCACGAGGTCAAGAAGCTTGAGAAAGAGGCAGCGAAGAAGCGCCAGAAACAGCCAGCCAAGAAGtga
- the snrka gene encoding SNF-related serine/threonine-protein kinase isoform X1 has protein sequence MAALKRHHDGKIAGLYDLDKTLGRGHFAVVKLARHVFTGEKVAVKVIDKTKLDTVARGHLFQEVRCMKLVQHPNVVRLYEVIDTATKLYLILELGDGGDMFDCIMKHEGGLSEEVSKCYFAQIVHAISYCHRLHVVHRDLKPENVVFFEKQGVVKLTDFGFSNRFQPGKKLNTSCGSLAYSAPEILLGDEYDAPAVDIWSLGVILFMLVCGQPPFQEANDSETLTMIMDCKYTVPPHISGACRDLIGHMLQRDPKKRATLEEIENHAWLQGVDPSPATKLSTPLVSHRSLLEEEHSSIIQRMVLGGIADRDAITEALESNQYNHITATYYLLAERMLRERQEKEQHSQTRSPSPSKAQFRQSWPTRVDVHQDVSDGLGGPAMSHPGGPQSPARSAESLHKGPRPKTALLDLSQRQDNQQLAGQNQDKGLRPLSKPHTNPLRLSSLTSGGPCKTRSCSLFSVEEDEEEEGEDQCSPSAPPAQVVLRSKGSSSLASSRNRLTSRMSAPVLNQIHEDEKGEDEEEEGELKGLGLTKPSLSLNLNSRTASSPSPKSTGSAAAAPVITVTPSSDSSDENTESRQPSDAAVGEGTEHGEKRAAAQDSASHCASPGSNSGQGKNSAKASTGLVESLKLMSLCFSSQFHNLTGGTGGGTPGNGPAGIGGDPQERPVWRMCVGGSTGSLDKVSLLGGPSPRGNLYQQPPPLGDPLADPLLEGSCSGTLMLGELDLARGTHRNMKNRALQMPLSDKTLSVNIHRSPKEGLLCTPTPHSCCQVI, from the exons ATGGCGGCCCTCAAACGGCACCATGACGGGAAGATCGCCGGGCTGTACGACCTGGACAAGACACTGGGCCGAGGACATTTCGCTGTGGTCAAACTGGCCCGGCATGTCTTCACTGGAGAAAAG GTGGCGGTGAAGGTGATCGACAAGACCAAGCTGGACACTGTGGCGCGAGGTCACCTTTTCCAGGAGGTGCGATGCATGAAGCTGGTTCAGCACCCTAATGTGGTTCGCCTGTACGAGGTCATCGACACGGCCACCAAGCTTTACCTCATCCTGGAGCTGGGGGACGGCGGGGACATGTTCGATTGCATCATGAAGCACGAAGGAGGCCTCAGTGAGGAA GTGTCCAAATGTTACTTCGCCCAGATCGTACATGCCATCTCCTACTGCCACCGGCTGCACGTGGTCCACCGGGACCTGAAGCCAGAGAACGTGGTGTTCTTCGAGAAGCAGGGCGTCGTCAAGCTCACCGACTTCGGCTTCAGCAACAGGTTTCAGCCGGGGAAGAAGCTCAACACCTCTTGCGGCTCTCTGGCCTACTCCGCTCCTGAGATCCTGCTAGGGGACGAATATGACGCTCCCGCTGTCG ATATCTGGAGTCTGGGTGTGATTCTCTTCATGCTGGTGTGCGGTCAGCCGCCCTTCCAGGAGGCCAACGACAGCGAGACGCTCACCATGATCATGGACTGCAAATACACGGTGCCCCCGCACATCTCCGGAGCTTGCCGAGA TCTTATTGGCCACATGCTCCAGCGGGACCCCAAAAAGCGGGCCACTCTGGAGGAGATCGAGAACCACGCATGGCTCCAAGGTGTTGACCCGTCGCCGGCCACGAAGCTGTCCACGCCGCTCGTGTCCCACCGCAGCTTGCTGGAAGAAGAGCACAGCTCCATCATCCAGCGCATGGTGCTGGGTGGCATCGCGGACCGAGATGCCATAACTGA GGCTCTGGAGTCCAATCAGTACAACCACATCACAGCAACTTACTACCTGCTGGCCGAGAGGATGTTGAGGGAGCGGCAAGAGAAAGAACAGCACAGCCAGACGCGATCGCCCAGCCCCAGCAAGGCCCAGTTCag GCAGTCCTGGCCCACCCGGGTGGACGTCCACCAGGATGTCAGCGACGGATTAGGGGGTCCGGCCATGTCACACCCCGGGGGCCCCCAGTCCCCCGCCCGCAGCGCCGAGAGCCTCCACAAAGGCCCCCGACCCAAAACGGCTCTGCTGGACCTCAGTCAGAGGCAGGACAACCAGCAGTTAGCCGGTCAGAACCAGGACAAGGGGCTCCGGCCTCTCTCCAAACCCCACACTAATCCCCTCAGACTGAGCTCTCTGACCTCAGGGGGGCCCTGTAAAACCCGCAGTTGCAGCCTTTTCAGCgtcgaggaggacgaggaagaagAGGGGGAGGACCAGTGTTCCCCCTCCGCTCCTCCCGCCCAAGTGGTGCTCCGCTCCAAAGGCTCGTCGTCCCTTGCCTCGTCTCGTAATCGGCTGACATCCCGCATGAGCGCTCCTGTTCTCAACCAGATCCACGAGGATGAGAAAGGcgaggatgaggaagaggagggggaatTAAAAGGGCTTGGCCTGACCAAGCCCAGCCTCAGCCTCAATCTGAACTCCAGAACAGCGTCGTCCCCGTCACCTAAAAGCACGGGTTCGGCGGCGGCAGCGCCCGTCATCACCGTGACGCCCTCCTCGGATTCGAGCGACGAAAACACGGAGAGTCGGCAGCCGTCGGACGCGGCGGTCGGCGAGGGTACCGAGCACGGCGAGAAAAGGGCGGCTGCCCAGGACAGCGCCTCTCACTGCGCCAGCCCCGGGTCCAATTCGGGCCAAGGCAAGAACTCAGCCAAAGCTTCAACCGGCCTGGTGGAAAGCTTAAAATTGATGAGCTTATGCTTCAGCTCGCAGTTCCACAACCTGACGGGCGGCACGGGCGGAGGGACGCCCGGCAACGGTCCGGCGGGCATCGGCGGGGATCCTCAGGAACGCCCCGTGTGGAGGATGTGCGTGGGGGGCTCCACTGGGAGCCTAGACAAGGTCTCCCTTCTTGGGGGTCCGTCGCCACGGGGAAACCTGTACCAGCAGCCGCCCCCTTTGGGGGACCCCCTGGCCGACCCCCTGCTGGAAGGCTCCTGCTCGGGGACCCTGATGCTGGGGGAGCTGGACCTGGCCCGGGGGACTCACAGGAACATGAAGAACCGCGCCCTGCAGATGCCTCTGAGCGACAAGACTCTGTCGGTCAATATCCACCGCAGTCCTAAAGAGGGTCTGCTGtgcacccccacccctcacagCTGCTGCCAGGTCATCTAG
- the snrka gene encoding SNF-related serine/threonine-protein kinase isoform X2 has product MAALKRHHDGKIAGLYDLDKTLGRGHFAVVKLARHVFTGEKVAVKVIDKTKLDTVARGHLFQEVRCMKLVQHPNVVRLYEVIDTATKLYLILELGDGGDMFDCIMKHEGGLSEEVSKCYFAQIVHAISYCHRLHVVHRDLKPENVVFFEKQGVVKLTDFGFSNRFQPGKKLNTSCGSLAYSAPEILLGDEYDAPAVDIWSLGVILFMLVCGQPPFQEANDSETLTMIMDCKYTVPPHISGACRDLIGHMLQRDPKKRATLEEIENHAWLQGVDPSPATKLSTPLVSHRSLLEEEHSSIIQRMVLGGIADRDAITEALESNQYNHITATYYLLAERMLRERQEKEQHSQTRSPSPSKAQFRQSWPTRVDVHQDVSDGLGGPAMSHPGGPQSPARSAESLHKGPRPKTALLDLSQRQDNQQLAGQNQDKGLRPLSKPHTNPLRLSSLTSGGPCKTRSCSLFSVEEDEEEEGEDQCSPSAPPAQVVLRSKGSSSLASSRNRLTSRMSAPVLNQIHEDEKGEDEEEEGELKGLGLTKPSLSLNLNSRTASSPSPKSTGSAAAAPVITVTPSSDSSDENTESRQPSDAAVGEGTEHGEKRAAAQDSASHCASPGSNSGQARSSTT; this is encoded by the exons ATGGCGGCCCTCAAACGGCACCATGACGGGAAGATCGCCGGGCTGTACGACCTGGACAAGACACTGGGCCGAGGACATTTCGCTGTGGTCAAACTGGCCCGGCATGTCTTCACTGGAGAAAAG GTGGCGGTGAAGGTGATCGACAAGACCAAGCTGGACACTGTGGCGCGAGGTCACCTTTTCCAGGAGGTGCGATGCATGAAGCTGGTTCAGCACCCTAATGTGGTTCGCCTGTACGAGGTCATCGACACGGCCACCAAGCTTTACCTCATCCTGGAGCTGGGGGACGGCGGGGACATGTTCGATTGCATCATGAAGCACGAAGGAGGCCTCAGTGAGGAA GTGTCCAAATGTTACTTCGCCCAGATCGTACATGCCATCTCCTACTGCCACCGGCTGCACGTGGTCCACCGGGACCTGAAGCCAGAGAACGTGGTGTTCTTCGAGAAGCAGGGCGTCGTCAAGCTCACCGACTTCGGCTTCAGCAACAGGTTTCAGCCGGGGAAGAAGCTCAACACCTCTTGCGGCTCTCTGGCCTACTCCGCTCCTGAGATCCTGCTAGGGGACGAATATGACGCTCCCGCTGTCG ATATCTGGAGTCTGGGTGTGATTCTCTTCATGCTGGTGTGCGGTCAGCCGCCCTTCCAGGAGGCCAACGACAGCGAGACGCTCACCATGATCATGGACTGCAAATACACGGTGCCCCCGCACATCTCCGGAGCTTGCCGAGA TCTTATTGGCCACATGCTCCAGCGGGACCCCAAAAAGCGGGCCACTCTGGAGGAGATCGAGAACCACGCATGGCTCCAAGGTGTTGACCCGTCGCCGGCCACGAAGCTGTCCACGCCGCTCGTGTCCCACCGCAGCTTGCTGGAAGAAGAGCACAGCTCCATCATCCAGCGCATGGTGCTGGGTGGCATCGCGGACCGAGATGCCATAACTGA GGCTCTGGAGTCCAATCAGTACAACCACATCACAGCAACTTACTACCTGCTGGCCGAGAGGATGTTGAGGGAGCGGCAAGAGAAAGAACAGCACAGCCAGACGCGATCGCCCAGCCCCAGCAAGGCCCAGTTCag GCAGTCCTGGCCCACCCGGGTGGACGTCCACCAGGATGTCAGCGACGGATTAGGGGGTCCGGCCATGTCACACCCCGGGGGCCCCCAGTCCCCCGCCCGCAGCGCCGAGAGCCTCCACAAAGGCCCCCGACCCAAAACGGCTCTGCTGGACCTCAGTCAGAGGCAGGACAACCAGCAGTTAGCCGGTCAGAACCAGGACAAGGGGCTCCGGCCTCTCTCCAAACCCCACACTAATCCCCTCAGACTGAGCTCTCTGACCTCAGGGGGGCCCTGTAAAACCCGCAGTTGCAGCCTTTTCAGCgtcgaggaggacgaggaagaagAGGGGGAGGACCAGTGTTCCCCCTCCGCTCCTCCCGCCCAAGTGGTGCTCCGCTCCAAAGGCTCGTCGTCCCTTGCCTCGTCTCGTAATCGGCTGACATCCCGCATGAGCGCTCCTGTTCTCAACCAGATCCACGAGGATGAGAAAGGcgaggatgaggaagaggagggggaatTAAAAGGGCTTGGCCTGACCAAGCCCAGCCTCAGCCTCAATCTGAACTCCAGAACAGCGTCGTCCCCGTCACCTAAAAGCACGGGTTCGGCGGCGGCAGCGCCCGTCATCACCGTGACGCCCTCCTCGGATTCGAGCGACGAAAACACGGAGAGTCGGCAGCCGTCGGACGCGGCGGTCGGCGAGGGTACCGAGCACGGCGAGAAAAGGGCGGCTGCCCAGGACAGCGCCTCTCACTGCGCCAGCCCCGGGTCCAATTCGGGCCAAG CTCGCAGTTCCACAACCTGA